Proteins co-encoded in one Oscillospiraceae bacterium genomic window:
- a CDS encoding YgjV family protein has protein sequence MAVLSFVLSITGLISMITASLLKGKNMRKILVLVFLGNTLVATSYLIDQNANGAASCYIGAAQTIINYFFESKNKKLPIWLIIAYSAAFVVINLMVFTEFVDIMAIIASLTFIMCIGQKNGRKYRIWTLINMILWSSYDIIKGSYAPLVTHAIMLAFNVVGMIIHDTKKKKA, from the coding sequence ATGGCAGTTCTTTCATTTGTTCTCAGCATTACGGGTCTCATAAGTATGATAACGGCATCCCTTTTGAAGGGAAAGAATATGCGCAAGATACTTGTTTTGGTATTTCTGGGCAATACTCTGGTGGCTACAAGCTATCTTATAGACCAAAATGCCAATGGCGCGGCGTCCTGCTACATAGGAGCGGCACAAACAATCATCAATTACTTTTTTGAATCCAAAAATAAGAAGCTCCCCATCTGGCTCATAATTGCATATTCTGCGGCATTTGTGGTTATAAACCTTATGGTTTTCACAGAATTTGTGGATATCATGGCTATTATCGCTTCTCTCACGTTCATAATGTGCATCGGACAGAAAAACGGCAGAAAATACCGTATATGGACGCTCATCAATATGATACTGTGGTCATCCTATGATATAATCAAAGGCTCCTATGCACCGCTGGTTACTCATGCGATAATGCTGGCATTCAATGTGGTTGGCATGATCATTCACGATACCAAAAAGAAAAAAGCATAA
- a CDS encoding DUF47 family protein — protein MAKGDKFYFENFLECVTLSKKAADYLLDCLKNYNPDNLGDMLKEMHEIEHGADAKKHEMGDALAKAFVTPVDREDLDLLSNDLDNVTDNIEDLLQKLYMNNITVINPSAIVFAENIVKSCQILCEMMAEFENFKKSKKIHSLIVELNDVEEECDRLYISSVHELMVNPGDVLTTIAWREMFDCFEACIDACEHVSECVGSVIMKNT, from the coding sequence ATGGCAAAAGGTGATAAGTTTTATTTTGAAAATTTTTTGGAGTGTGTGACGCTTTCAAAGAAAGCAGCAGACTATCTGCTGGACTGTCTTAAAAATTATAATCCCGATAACCTTGGTGACATGCTTAAGGAAATGCACGAAATCGAGCATGGCGCAGACGCAAAAAAGCATGAAATGGGTGATGCGCTGGCGAAAGCATTTGTTACACCCGTTGACCGTGAGGACCTGGATTTGCTGAGCAATGACCTTGATAATGTTACTGACAACATAGAGGATTTACTGCAAAAGCTTTATATGAACAATATTACCGTAATTAACCCGTCGGCGATCGTTTTTGCGGAGAATATAGTGAAGTCGTGTCAGATACTTTGTGAAATGATGGCTGAATTTGAGAACTTTAAAAAATCCAAAAAAATACATTCACTTATAGTAGAGCTTAACGATGTGGAGGAGGAGTGCGACAGACTTTATATTTCTTCTGTTCACGAATTGATGGTGAACCCGGGCGATGTGCTCACTACCATTGCATGGCGAGAAATGTTTGATTGCTTCGAGGCATGCATCGATGCCTGCGAGCATGTAAGTGAATGTGTCGGCTCTGTTATCATGAAAAACACCTGA